From a region of the Candidatus Poribacteria bacterium genome:
- a CDS encoding alcohol dehydrogenase catalytic domain-containing protein, with amino-acid sequence MKAIVFEKIQQLRIHEKPIPVLAAGDVLIQMELCGICASDLAALRGDVSDYAPPVVMGHELAGIVVESRHSDVKVGERVTVNPMLSCGACPECENDLDKYCTTIEGIGHDIDGGYAEYMRMPKHGIDTGKLIRVPDSIPHEELLFLEPLGCCLNAMGETLFKDSVAILGAGPIGLIFTQLAKRAGLATYVIEPLPHRRHVAETLGADCAFDTSPEAIAHLRDLTHGGVDTVIASTTNNASVIALAFEVVRRGGCLNFFGLAPEGEEIRVNLEEFHYTGHKLMASWAFSRASLEASRQLLIEKALNFEPLLTDRFPIEQGLAAFDNAASQRGVKTVVHP; translated from the coding sequence ATGAAAGCAATTGTTTTTGAAAAAATTCAGCAATTACGTATCCACGAAAAACCCATTCCTGTGCTTGCTGCGGGAGATGTCCTCATCCAGATGGAGCTCTGCGGTATCTGCGCCTCTGACCTCGCTGCGCTCCGCGGAGATGTTTCAGATTACGCACCACCCGTCGTCATGGGGCACGAACTCGCGGGTATAGTGGTAGAGAGTCGGCATTCCGATGTCAAGGTCGGCGAACGCGTTACCGTCAACCCCATGCTCTCCTGCGGGGCATGCCCCGAATGTGAGAACGATCTCGACAAATACTGTACGACCATTGAAGGTATCGGACACGATATCGACGGGGGTTACGCAGAGTACATGCGGATGCCGAAACACGGTATCGATACAGGAAAACTCATCCGAGTCCCCGACAGCATCCCACACGAAGAATTGCTGTTCCTGGAACCGTTGGGATGCTGTCTAAATGCTATGGGGGAAACCCTTTTCAAAGATTCCGTCGCCATCCTCGGTGCCGGTCCCATCGGACTGATATTCACCCAACTCGCAAAACGGGCAGGCTTGGCAACCTATGTAATTGAGCCATTACCACACCGTAGGCACGTCGCGGAGACACTCGGTGCTGATTGTGCTTTTGATACTTCACCTGAAGCTATCGCACACCTCCGAGACCTCACCCATGGAGGGGTGGATACCGTTATCGCCTCCACAACGAACAACGCCTCAGTGATCGCACTCGCTTTTGAGGTCGTCCGTAGAGGCGGTTGTCTTAACTTCTTCGGGCTTGCGCCAGAGGGTGAAGAGATTCGCGTCAACTTAGAGGAGTTTCACTACACCGGTCATAAACTGATGGCATCATGGGCGTTCTCTCGTGCCAGTCTTGAAGCATCGCGCCAACTCCTGATTGAAAAAGCACTTAACTTTGAACCATTGCTGACGGATCGGTTTCCAATCGAACAAGGTCTTGCAGCGTTTGATAACGCCGCTTCGCAACGTGGGGTCAAGACCGTTGTACACCCCTAA
- a CDS encoding Gfo/Idh/MocA family oxidoreductase: MADTIRGAVIGYGAAFNMGKAHANMMQRTDGIECVAICDIDPERTAAAKEDFPGIRTYNAVEELNADEGVDLIANVLPHSFHCSTTVASLKAGKHVIVEKPMCVTIAEATEMISTAEENGVMLSVHHNRRWDADFWTLRGLVHSGIIGKVFNVEMWGGGYGKPNPNWWRSVKAISGGQFYDWGAHYLDWLLNVLDAPMINVTGFYQPNLVWDDITNEDHVQAVIRFAGGEVVADGTMANIQMSNIAKIGGPRWKLLGSHGAITSEDGAFKVLSEVEGKPKEQTVSYHGRPGPSYYENIIAHLNDGTPLLVTPESARRVIAIMDLAEKSAKTHQAETVPYESF, encoded by the coding sequence ATGGCAGATACCATCAGAGGTGCCGTCATCGGATATGGGGCGGCATTTAATATGGGCAAAGCCCATGCGAATATGATGCAACGCACCGATGGCATTGAATGTGTCGCTATCTGCGACATCGATCCAGAGCGGACAGCAGCGGCAAAAGAAGATTTTCCGGGAATCCGTACCTATAATGCTGTCGAAGAACTCAACGCTGACGAGGGTGTGGATCTCATTGCGAATGTCCTACCCCATAGTTTCCACTGTAGCACAACTGTGGCAAGTCTCAAGGCAGGGAAACACGTTATTGTTGAAAAACCGATGTGTGTCACGATTGCGGAAGCGACAGAGATGATTAGTACCGCTGAAGAGAACGGCGTTATGCTATCTGTTCACCACAACCGACGTTGGGATGCTGATTTTTGGACGCTTCGTGGACTCGTTCACTCCGGCATCATCGGTAAGGTCTTCAACGTCGAAATGTGGGGTGGCGGCTACGGTAAGCCCAACCCGAATTGGTGGCGGAGCGTCAAAGCCATCTCCGGCGGGCAATTCTACGACTGGGGCGCACACTATCTCGACTGGCTGCTCAATGTCCTTGACGCACCGATGATCAACGTTACTGGCTTCTATCAACCCAATCTCGTCTGGGACGACATTACCAATGAGGACCATGTCCAAGCGGTTATTCGCTTCGCCGGTGGAGAGGTCGTAGCAGATGGCACGATGGCGAACATCCAGATGTCTAACATCGCCAAGATCGGCGGACCCCGCTGGAAATTGCTCGGCTCTCACGGCGCGATTACCTCTGAAGACGGGGCGTTTAAAGTCCTCTCTGAAGTTGAGGGCAAACCCAAAGAACAGACGGTCAGTTACCACGGTAGACCGGGACCGAGTTACTACGAAAATATCATTGCGCATCTGAACGACGGTACGCCTTTACTCGTAACACCCGAATCCGCTCGCCGCGTTATCGCTATTATGGATCTGGCGGAAAAATCCGCTAAGACGCATCAGGCAGAAACCGTCCCTTACGAGTCTTTTTAA
- a CDS encoding aldo/keto reductase, whose amino-acid sequence MHQRRLGNTGLIVSEIGMGTWELGGREWGDIGETEAVDLLRYAFESGVTFYDTADQYGGGRAEQLLGEAFSALGNRVVIATKLGYELDSDGWISHGWERPSFNVSPDYIRQAVEGSLKRLKRDVIDIYQFHAPPPAAEWDDAFGTMEALKAEGKIRFYGLCLGSEADARKAMAETNVSALLLTYNILSQEMATSVMETAVEKGVAVVVRQPLSSGLLSGQLGPDTVFAENDYRKTWPREKFLADLERVEQAKSIVGNKAKSLPQAALKFILAHPAVSSVVPGMMTPAQVDDGVATSGASPLPSSVLEQLRSD is encoded by the coding sequence ATGCACCAACGTAGATTGGGAAATACAGGGCTCATCGTCTCCGAAATCGGTATGGGAACATGGGAACTCGGCGGACGGGAATGGGGCGACATCGGTGAAACGGAGGCTGTGGATCTTCTCCGATACGCCTTTGAAAGCGGTGTTACCTTTTACGATACCGCAGACCAATACGGCGGGGGACGCGCCGAGCAACTCCTCGGTGAAGCGTTTTCCGCACTCGGGAACAGGGTCGTTATCGCGACGAAACTCGGTTATGAGTTGGACTCTGATGGTTGGATTAGCCACGGGTGGGAACGTCCATCCTTCAACGTCTCACCCGACTATATCCGACAAGCCGTCGAAGGGAGCCTCAAACGCTTGAAGCGGGATGTCATTGACATCTATCAATTTCACGCGCCACCCCCCGCAGCTGAGTGGGATGATGCCTTCGGAACAATGGAGGCACTCAAAGCCGAAGGGAAGATTCGCTTTTATGGATTGTGCCTCGGCAGCGAAGCCGACGCACGCAAAGCGATGGCAGAGACCAACGTTTCCGCATTGCTGCTGACGTATAATATCCTCTCCCAGGAGATGGCGACATCCGTTATGGAAACCGCCGTCGAAAAAGGGGTCGCTGTCGTCGTCCGCCAACCCTTATCGTCAGGACTCCTCTCCGGACAGCTCGGACCGGACACCGTGTTCGCAGAAAACGATTATCGGAAGACGTGGCCCCGTGAGAAGTTCCTTGCCGATTTGGAGCGAGTAGAACAAGCGAAATCAATCGTTGGAAACAAAGCAAAAAGTCTCCCACAAGCCGCCCTCAAATTTATCTTAGCACATCCGGCTGTCTCCAGTGTTGTACCGGGGATGATGACCCCCGCACAGGTTGACGACGGTGTCGCAACTTCAGGCGCGAGCCCGCTGCCCAGCAGCGTTTTGGAACAATTACGCAGTGATTAA
- a CDS encoding sugar phosphate isomerase/epimerase translates to MRKLGTITDGISRDFEYALNVMVETGLEYVELQYLWKKQVGDLTDRELGRVERLIKERDLKVSCISHHNLSAIPVDTSVVAPVYRSHINTLQRCIDVAQAVGTNLVRIFSFRKEMVLFGAEPIISEGAWSMLLEGLEEPLQIADDADITLVIETAISGNVTSALLARKLIDELDVPHLKVLWDPCSSLYCTEVPYPDGYEAIREYIAHVHLKDGIVNLPAATFDFCAMRQGQMDPYYNDIVKALDRDGYDGTISLESVYTPEGGTREDGFRESLPIFMELMGR, encoded by the coding sequence ATGCGTAAACTGGGAACCATCACAGACGGAATTAGCCGAGACTTTGAATATGCATTGAATGTTATGGTAGAGACCGGCTTGGAATACGTTGAATTACAATATCTCTGGAAAAAACAGGTTGGCGATCTGACGGATAGAGAACTCGGACGCGTCGAGAGATTAATCAAGGAACGAGATTTAAAGGTGTCCTGTATTTCGCATCACAACTTGTCGGCAATCCCCGTGGATACATCTGTCGTCGCGCCTGTGTATCGTTCACACATTAACACGTTGCAAAGATGTATTGATGTTGCCCAAGCCGTCGGCACGAATTTAGTTCGCATTTTCAGTTTCCGAAAAGAGATGGTGCTTTTCGGTGCCGAGCCAATTATCTCCGAGGGGGCATGGTCGATGTTGTTAGAGGGGTTGGAAGAACCGCTGCAAATCGCTGATGACGCAGATATTACGCTTGTCATTGAGACAGCAATCTCCGGGAACGTGACATCGGCACTCCTTGCGAGAAAGTTGATTGACGAATTAGACGTGCCACATCTGAAAGTCCTCTGGGATCCGTGCAGTTCGCTCTATTGTACAGAGGTGCCCTATCCAGACGGTTACGAGGCTATCCGTGAGTACATCGCGCACGTACACCTCAAGGACGGGATTGTGAATTTGCCAGCGGCGACGTTTGATTTCTGTGCGATGCGCCAAGGACAGATGGACCCCTACTACAACGACATTGTGAAGGCGTTGGACCGCGATGGATACGACGGTACGATCTCTTTAGAGAGTGTTTATACGCCAGAAGGCGGCACGCGCGAGGACGGATTCAGAGAGTCTCTGCCAATCTTCATGGAACTCATGGGAAGATGA
- a CDS encoding NAD(P)-dependent oxidoreductase, which translates to MTKVGLIGVGNMGMGMSRNILKAGHELTVYDVRSEPLEVLAKEGAYTAASPREVGNAAESVFIMVLNVEQVKAALLGEDGLLAGLKPGATIICTATIGRSQVIEVGELVRAKGFHIVDAPVSGGAPGAAAGTLTMMVAAPKEIYEASEPVLEAVGRDIYHVGEEVGMGQTVKSALAVLIGTTYAGIFEALTLAVKAGVKPETLRDVVSTSVVGNFLFRDTTENILTRNFRGQSNIGTMHKDLSLAKSMANDCGVPLFAASAAFELFQAGKAVNPDEDNWTIIKILENIAGIEIKKTE; encoded by the coding sequence ATGACAAAAGTTGGACTCATCGGGGTCGGCAACATGGGTATGGGGATGTCAAGAAACATCCTGAAAGCCGGGCACGAACTCACTGTGTATGATGTCCGTTCAGAGCCGTTGGAAGTGTTAGCAAAAGAAGGGGCATATACCGCTGCATCACCACGCGAAGTTGGGAACGCTGCAGAGAGTGTCTTTATCATGGTGCTGAATGTTGAACAGGTCAAAGCAGCACTGTTAGGAGAAGACGGTCTACTTGCAGGGCTTAAGCCAGGGGCTACAATCATCTGCACAGCGACCATCGGACGTTCACAGGTGATAGAGGTCGGCGAACTCGTGAGGGCGAAAGGGTTTCATATCGTTGACGCACCTGTCAGTGGTGGTGCCCCCGGGGCAGCGGCAGGAACGCTCACAATGATGGTAGCAGCACCAAAGGAAATATATGAAGCATCGGAACCCGTACTTGAAGCAGTCGGACGCGATATTTACCACGTTGGGGAAGAAGTCGGGATGGGTCAAACCGTCAAGTCGGCACTTGCCGTGCTGATTGGTACGACTTACGCCGGTATCTTTGAAGCACTCACGTTAGCAGTGAAAGCAGGCGTAAAACCAGAAACGTTGCGGGATGTTGTCAGCACGAGTGTCGTTGGGAATTTCCTCTTTAGGGACACAACGGAAAATATTTTGACGCGTAACTTCAGAGGTCAGAGTAACATTGGTACAATGCATAAGGACCTGAGCCTCGCGAAAAGCATGGCAAACGATTGTGGGGTGCCGCTCTTTGCGGCAAGCGCAGCCTTTGAACTCTTTCAAGCGGGGAAAGCAGTGAACCCGGACGAAGATAACTGGACGATTATCAAAATATTGGAAAACATCGCGGGTATTGAAATCAAAAAGACAGAATAA